GAAACTCGCCAATAAATTTACGCTATGGTTCATCGGAATTATTCTTTTAATTACACCGATTAGCATGCTCAATACCTTTAACGGTATTCGTAAAAGAATAGATAATTCAGAAATCGAACGGCTTAAAACCGTTAACGACGAAGTGTCAAAACAATTAAGTGAAGGCGTCGCTCCCGATAAGTATACACAAGGCAGGCCTATTGTTATTACACCGCTTGACACACCTATACCCGAAGAAAAAGTAAACGTACTGAAGCAATGCTATGATGCCCAAAACACTGACGATGAATGCCGCATCACCGTTACCAGTTACTATGCCATCAATAATCACTTTTACAAAGTTTCATCATATAACTACGTTACCCAGTCCCGGCAAATTTTTAATGGCATGCTCCAAACAGCTATCATTAAAATATTGATTACCAGTCTCATTGTACTGGCAACCGTACGCCTAGTATCCAAAAAAATTTTATCGCCTTTCAATCAAACCCTTCGAAACATTCAACAATTCAGTATCCGGAAAAAGCAACCATTAATTTTAACAGCCACCAACACTATCGAATTCAAGGAACTCAATCAATTCTTGAAAAGAATGACAGATAAAGCTATAAACGAATATGGATTAGTCAAAGAGTTCAGCGAAAATGCTTCTCACGAGCTGCAGACCCCATTAGCAATTTTACGTAGCAAACTTGAACTTTTGACAGAAACAACCATCCAAAGTAACCAGGCACTACTCATTGTTGATATGCAGAATGCTATCGAAAAACTTTCCAGGATCAATCATTCACTTTTATTATTAACAAAGCTCGAAAATCAGGAGTTCGAAGTCACCCATGAGATCGATTTTTCACAGCATGTGCGAGAACTGCTATCTGTTTACGAAGATCGCATAAGTATCAAAGGCATTACTATCGATCCTCAAATCGAGGGATCCGTCTATTTAAAAATGAATGCCGCACTGGCGGACATGCTGTATGACAACCTATTAAGCAACGCCATCCGTCATAATATAAACAATGGCAATATATTTTTAACCGTCAATAGCGCAGGCATCAGCATCAGCAACACCGGACCGGCACCCTTCTGTCCTACCGAAGAACTGTTCCAACGCTTCAAAAAAAGCAATCAATGCAACAACAGCATAGGCTTGGGTCTTTCTATTGTCAAGAGAATATGTGAATTGAATAATTTCAACATATCCTACGTGTATCAAAACGGTTTACATACATTAAAGGTGATATTTCCGGAGACAGCGCTCACTAAAACAACAACAATGATGGCAGGTAAAACATCTACCAGCAAATTGTTACAATAAAACAGAAGAATATCAAAAATCAGCGCATTTTCTTCAAAATTTCTTCAAAATCGTGTACGAATTTTACAAAAGACATTAACAATACGTAATATTTTTGTGAAATACAGATTCAGAAGCGTAATAAGACATCTTATAACATGTCTTTTGCCATTAGCCCTTACAAATGGTTTGGAAGCGCAGGAAATTTTAAGCCTGAAAGAAGCGCTGAATACCGCCGTAAATAATTACAGTACCGTTAAAGCCAAAGAAAATTTTGCGCAAGCTGCACGGCTTAGCGCCGAACACGCAAAGCGGGAATATCTCCCGAATCTCGTGCTTTCAGGTCAACAAGATTACGGAACCATCAACGGACAAAATGGGCCGCTCTATGGTTTTGGGGGATATGGCGTAGCTTCTTCCGGTCTGCCACTCCCGAACCAGAACTGGAATGCTGCTTTTGGTTCGCTTTATTTAGCTAATATCAACTGGGATTTTTTTGCTTTCGGAAGAGCAAAAGAGCGCATAAAAGTCGCCCAACAAACAGCCGATAGAGAAAATAGGGATCTACAACAAGAACTTTTTAATCATCAAGTAAAAGTAGCAGCCGCTTACCTAAATTTGTTAGCCGCACAAAAACTCACACAATCTTATGAAAAAAATCTTCATAGAGCCGATACCTTTCGGCAAGTAGTGGTGACCAGAGCATCTAATGGATTAATTGCCGGGGTAGACTCTTCTTTAGCGAATGCAGAAGTATCTAATGCCAAAATAGCGTTCACGAACGCAAAAGACACCGAACAGGAACAGGCTAATTCTTTGGCTCAGCTCATGGGCGTTCCGGCCCAAGAGTTTATACTCGATAGTATTTTTATTTCAAATGTGCCTCGTGATATCGAGCATGTAGTAACACTCGATTTAAAAGCGCATCCCGTTCTACAATGGTACCAATCACGCATCAACGTAGGTGAAGAACAATCGAAATATCTAAAAACATTCTATTACCCAACCTTTTCGTTAATAGGTGTCATGCAAACACGGGGATCCGGCTTTTACAGTGATTACGCAGTAAATCAAACATCATATACACAAAATTATTTTGAAGGAATCAAACCTACCCGTAGCAATTACCTCATTGGCATCGGCCTTACCTGGAACATTACCCAACCACTCCGCGTTTCAAAACAATTAAAAGCACAAGACTTCAACAACCGCGCATTGGCAAATGAATATGAACTGGCAAACCAACAATTAAGTGCCCAACTCGTTCTCGCAGATACTAAAATACAAAATGCACTCAGCAATTATCGGGAGGTGCCTACACAGATTAAAGCCGCTTCAGATGCTTTCTTACAGAAGACCGTATTATATAAAAACGGACTTACCAACCTGGTGGATGTCACGCAGGCACTCTATGCTTTAATAAGAGCGGAAACAGATCGTGATATTGCATACAATAACCTTTGGCAGGCTTTGCTTTATAAAGCGGCCGCCGCTGGAGATTTCAGTTTATTTATTGATAAAGTTACATCATAAGTAATTGTTTTTTCAATTGAAAAAATTAGTAAAACGCACATAAACTAGCTACTATGAATTTAATTCGCTTTGCATTACGTAAACCTATAACCATCATGGTTATTGTAGCAGGGCTATTCTTCTTCGGCATTAAAGCCGTTACATCTATAAAGATCGACATATTCCCAAAACTCGACATGCCTGTCATCTATATATCGCATCCATTCACAGGATACACGCCGGAGCAGATGGAATCATTTTTTGCTAAGCAATATGTTAACATATTATTATATACCAATGGTTTGAAGAGTATTGAGACAAAAAACATTCAGGGTTTAACCCTGATGAAGTTAAGTTTTTATCCCGGAACCGATATGGCACAGGCCGCGGGTGAACTCGCCTCATTCACCAACCGTATCCAAGCTGTTTTCCCTCCCGGGTCCAATCCACCATTTATTATTCGTTTCGACGCCTCTACCTTGCCAGTTGGTCAGCTGGTAATCAGTAGTAAAACACGTAATAATAATGAGTTGTCCGATTTAGCTAACACCTATGTTCGATCTTCCTTCACCTCAATAAGCGGATTGGTAGCTCCTCCCCCTTTTGGTGGCAACGTTCGTACCGTAGTTATTAATGCCGACCCGGCCTTATTACGGTCGCATAATATGACGCCCGATCAGTTGGTGGAGGCACTTCGTTTAAATAATCAAACGGCACCTTCGGGAAATGTCCGGATTGCCGATAAAAATTATATCACCCCTACTAATACAACCATAAAACAAGTAAAAGACTTTGAAGATATCCCCTTATTTAAAGAGGGTGTACAAAACCTGTACCTGCGAGATGTAGCTAATGTGCAAGATGCGGCCGATATTACTTCGGGGTATGCCCTTGTAAATGGCAAACGTTCTGTATATCTTAACATAGCCAAAAGTGCCGACGCTTCCACTTGGGAAGTCGTAAAAAACCTAAAGGCTGCTGTACCTCAAATTCAAAGTCAGTTACCAGAAGATGTAGAAGTCAGCTATGAATTCGATCAATCGGTGTATGTTATGAATTCTGTTAAAAGCCTGCTTACAGAGGGGGCCATTGGGGCTATTTTAACGGGTCTAATGGTGGTGCTTTTTCTTGGCGACCTGCGCGGGGCCCTCATCGTAATATTAACGATTCCTACTTCCATTATATCGGGTATTCTATTTCTCGATCTTTTTGGACAAACCATCAACATCATGACCTTAAGTGGCCTTGCCCTGGCCATTGGTATACTGGTGGATGAAAGTACGGTAACCATTGAAAACATCCATCAACATCTGGATATGGGCAAACCCAAGGCTTTAGCCATCTGGGAGGCTTGTAAAGAAATTGCCTTTCCTAAACTGCTCATTCTATTTTGTATATTGGCTGTTTTTGCCCCGGCCTTTACCATGGGTGGTATCCCGGGATCCCTCTTCCTTCCTCTGGCTTTGGCCATAGGATTCAGTATGATCGCTTCCTATTTTCTCGCACAGACCTTTGTACCTATCATGGCCAACTGGATCATGAAAATCAAACACCATCAAAAGGATCAGGCTACTCCCTCAACGGAAACTAGACAGCAACCATCGTCGACGGAGCAAAAAATCGCTTCCGCTGAATCAGCGGATATTAACCGTGACGGAAAAATCGGTATTTTTGAACGCCTACGTAACCGATATTTACGTTTTCTGGAACGCCTGATCCCGCATAGAAAGCCTATCGTAATCGCTTATCTAATCCTTATTTGTGCATTAGCTACATTATTGATGTCACAAATTGGCCGTGATGTGCTACCTAAAGTAAACGGCAATCAGTTTCAAGTGCGCTTACGTGCCCCTGAAGGCACTCGAATTGAAGCAACCGAGCGCAAAACCGCCCAAGCGATAGATGAGATCAGAGAACTCGTAGGGCCGGATAATGTGTCGATTACATCTGCTTATGTGGGTACGCACCCCTCTTTATTTTCTACAAGCCCCATCTACTTATGGATGGCCGGACCACATGAATCGGTTATACAAGTCGCACTGGAAGAACACTTCCATACAGATATCGACGAATTAAAAGAGCAGATCCGTACCGCATTAACGAAACGTATGCCCGAAATAAAACCCTCGTTCGAACCGATTGAGTTGACAGAAAAGATATTAAGTCAAGGTTCTCCAACCCCTATTGAGGTACGTTTTTCGGGCAGGGACAAGAAACTCAATGAAGCGTATGCACACCAATTGATTACCAAACTACAGGCAATAGACTACTTACGCGATGTACAGCTGGGTCAGTCTACTAAATATCCTGCCATAAATATTGAAGTGGATCGCATGCGAGCAGCACAATTGGGTGTCGATATGAACGATATATCCCGATCGCTTATAGCATCTACTTCCTCATCAAGATATACGGACAAAAATATATGGATTGATCAAACAATCGGCAATAGCTACAGTGTACAGGTACAAATACCCGAAGGTAAGATGAATAATATGGATGAGATCAGCGAAATCCCTTTGCTAAGGAACAGTTCCCGGCCGGTACTGGGTGATGTTTCCCAACTCACAACAGGTACCACGTACGGTGAGGTGGATAACCTGGGAGCCATGCCGATGCTCACCGTAACGGCTAATATTAGTGACAAAGATTTGGGTACAGCTGCTACGGACGTAAAAGCGTCCATCGCATCAATGGGAGAATTACCGAGAGGTCTTGAAGTAGAATTAATTGGCTTAAGTGATACGCTTGAGGAAACGATGGGCAGTCTCGAAGGTGGGCTACTGATTGCAATAGTAGTTATCTTTCTGATGTTAGCCGCTAACTTCCAATCTTTTAAAGTTTCTGGTATCGTTTTAGCTACCGTACCCGCTGTCATCATGGGATCAACGGCATTGCTCATGCTTACAGGGGCTACTTTAAACCTGCAATCCTATATGGGCTTGATTATGTCAGTAGGTGTGTCGATATCCAATGCGGTTTTGTTGATAACCAATGCAGAGGAAATACGAATGACAACCGGAGATTCCATTCTTTCCGCTACTAAAGCTGCTTCCCTCCGGTTACGCCCTATAGTTATGACGGCCTTGGCCATGATAGTAGGCATGATCCCATTAGCCAGTGGACTGGGAGAGGCCGGTGATCAATCCGCACCACTTGGAAGAGCGGTTATTGGAGGGTTAATCGCTTCAACCTTTGCTGCACTATTTATTTTACCTCTAGTATTTGCATGGGGACAAAATAAAACAAGTATACAAAGTGTTTCGCTTGATCCAGAAGATGAGGAAAGCATTCACTATATACCTTCTATCACTAAAAGAAATTAAAAAATTAAGCCATGAATATTAATCGAATTATCACTTTGTGCTGCTTTTCCCCCATTGTGTGCATCTTCGCTAAATGCGCTTCACCGTCCAATAGCGCTGAAAAAGCACGCGACGATAGCAATACTGCCGTTATTGAAACCTTTCAATTAACTAAGGGGCAATTAGTTTCTGTCATCCGGATACCCGGTGAGCTCATTGCCTATCAGCAAGTTGACATCTATGCAAAAGTCAATAGTTTTGTAAAGCGGCTATATGTAGATGTTGGAAGTGAAGTGAAGGCCGGCCAATTATTAGCTGCTATGGAAGCTCCTGAGATTACTTCTCAGCTATCCGGGGCGGCGTCTCGTTTAAAATCTCAAGAGGCAGTTTATCTAGCCAGTAAAGCGACTTATGATCGTCTGCTGGAAACCAGCAAGACACCCGGCACGGTATCACAAAATGATCTCGACCTGGCGTTGGCGAAACAAAACTCCGACCTTGCGCAATTCGAAGCTGCCAAAGCAGCATACAAGGAAGTGGACGATAATAAGAATTATCTTGAAATAAGAGCCCCTTTCGCTGGAATAATTACTGGAAGAAATGTAAGTTCCGGAGCGTATGTGGGCCCATCGGGAAAAGGTTCAGAGCTACCAATATTTACTTTACAGGAACAAGATAAGCTGCGTCTGGTGGTGAGCGTACCAGAACTTTACTCTTCTTATCTCAAAAAACAGCATGAGGTAAGTTTTACTGTCAAAGCTCTTCCGCATAAACCCTTTACGGCAAAAGTTAACAGACTTGCCGGGGCGCTCGACACCCGTTTGCGTGCGCAACGCGTGGAAATGGATGTCAACAATACAGATAAACAATTATTACCAGGTATGATTACAGAGGTAGACATCCCACTTAACGGGCAAGATGAAACCTTTATAGTACCCTCTGAATCAATTCTGGAATCTACCATGGGAACGTATATCATTAAGGTTGAACATGATAGCACGAAGTGGGTACCTATAAAGTTAGGTCGTCAGACAGATGATAAAACTGAAATTTATGGCAACCTTAATGAAAATGAGCAAATGATTAAATTAGCCAGTGAAGAAATTCGAGATCAAAGCCCTGTTGCCGGAACGCTAAATATAAGCCAATAACTCGATCTGTGTATTAGCTACCATAGGTGAGTGCATCATATATCTCCGTTCGCAAGCTCTTCTCCTACGCTAGAGGCCGATCCTGACTGTTTTTGCGTAACGTTAAGCTTTGACTTAAAATTTATGAAAATCCCTTCGGATTTCTACTTGTCTTTGGAGCATCGTGTTTTCTTGGATGTTTACTATCCGAAAAACTCTCATCCCGGTCTTTAATAGCTTTTAATGCTGCAGCGGAGGGATTTGATTTACTCTCTGATTTTTTCATCTCGTTTTTTGACGCTTCTTTTTTATCCTTATTCATAATCAAGATATTAATTATTTATAACCTATTTTCATTACTACTTTATAAAGCAAGTTTATTATACATAATAACAAGAAATCTCTCAATATGTTTGTTAATATCTATTTAAGCTAGCATTGATGTCTGCCAACCTTACAGCTAGTTTATCAACCCCTTCGGTCTGAATACCAAACAGCCCGTTTAAAACCTGCAAGACCTCTTCTACGGATCGAAGTACTTGCGTTTCCTTCTTACCACTCAAGAAACGGATAGTTAGCACATTATCGTTCAAAGAGTAGCGAACCCCATCATCGACTTTCGCTGCAATCAACTGTTTTCTAAAGTGAGAATTAGGATGGGTTGACACGTACCAGTTACCCACTTCATAATCAGCAGGGGCAGTTGGTTCTGTATCAAAATAATAGACGG
This Olivibacter sp. SDN3 DNA region includes the following protein-coding sequences:
- a CDS encoding HAMP domain-containing sensor histidine kinase: MKLANKFTLWFIGIILLITPISMLNTFNGIRKRIDNSEIERLKTVNDEVSKQLSEGVAPDKYTQGRPIVITPLDTPIPEEKVNVLKQCYDAQNTDDECRITVTSYYAINNHFYKVSSYNYVTQSRQIFNGMLQTAIIKILITSLIVLATVRLVSKKILSPFNQTLRNIQQFSIRKKQPLILTATNTIEFKELNQFLKRMTDKAINEYGLVKEFSENASHELQTPLAILRSKLELLTETTIQSNQALLIVDMQNAIEKLSRINHSLLLLTKLENQEFEVTHEIDFSQHVRELLSVYEDRISIKGITIDPQIEGSVYLKMNAALADMLYDNLLSNAIRHNINNGNIFLTVNSAGISISNTGPAPFCPTEELFQRFKKSNQCNNSIGLGLSIVKRICELNNFNISYVYQNGLHTLKVIFPETALTKTTTMMAGKTSTSKLLQ
- a CDS encoding efflux RND transporter permease subunit, whose translation is MNLIRFALRKPITIMVIVAGLFFFGIKAVTSIKIDIFPKLDMPVIYISHPFTGYTPEQMESFFAKQYVNILLYTNGLKSIETKNIQGLTLMKLSFYPGTDMAQAAGELASFTNRIQAVFPPGSNPPFIIRFDASTLPVGQLVISSKTRNNNELSDLANTYVRSSFTSISGLVAPPPFGGNVRTVVINADPALLRSHNMTPDQLVEALRLNNQTAPSGNVRIADKNYITPTNTTIKQVKDFEDIPLFKEGVQNLYLRDVANVQDAADITSGYALVNGKRSVYLNIAKSADASTWEVVKNLKAAVPQIQSQLPEDVEVSYEFDQSVYVMNSVKSLLTEGAIGAILTGLMVVLFLGDLRGALIVILTIPTSIISGILFLDLFGQTINIMTLSGLALAIGILVDESTVTIENIHQHLDMGKPKALAIWEACKEIAFPKLLILFCILAVFAPAFTMGGIPGSLFLPLALAIGFSMIASYFLAQTFVPIMANWIMKIKHHQKDQATPSTETRQQPSSTEQKIASAESADINRDGKIGIFERLRNRYLRFLERLIPHRKPIVIAYLILICALATLLMSQIGRDVLPKVNGNQFQVRLRAPEGTRIEATERKTAQAIDEIRELVGPDNVSITSAYVGTHPSLFSTSPIYLWMAGPHESVIQVALEEHFHTDIDELKEQIRTALTKRMPEIKPSFEPIELTEKILSQGSPTPIEVRFSGRDKKLNEAYAHQLITKLQAIDYLRDVQLGQSTKYPAINIEVDRMRAAQLGVDMNDISRSLIASTSSSRYTDKNIWIDQTIGNSYSVQVQIPEGKMNNMDEISEIPLLRNSSRPVLGDVSQLTTGTTYGEVDNLGAMPMLTVTANISDKDLGTAATDVKASIASMGELPRGLEVELIGLSDTLEETMGSLEGGLLIAIVVIFLMLAANFQSFKVSGIVLATVPAVIMGSTALLMLTGATLNLQSYMGLIMSVGVSISNAVLLITNAEEIRMTTGDSILSATKAASLRLRPIVMTALAMIVGMIPLASGLGEAGDQSAPLGRAVIGGLIASTFAALFILPLVFAWGQNKTSIQSVSLDPEDEESIHYIPSITKRN
- a CDS encoding TolC family protein, with the protein product MPLALTNGLEAQEILSLKEALNTAVNNYSTVKAKENFAQAARLSAEHAKREYLPNLVLSGQQDYGTINGQNGPLYGFGGYGVASSGLPLPNQNWNAAFGSLYLANINWDFFAFGRAKERIKVAQQTADRENRDLQQELFNHQVKVAAAYLNLLAAQKLTQSYEKNLHRADTFRQVVVTRASNGLIAGVDSSLANAEVSNAKIAFTNAKDTEQEQANSLAQLMGVPAQEFILDSIFISNVPRDIEHVVTLDLKAHPVLQWYQSRINVGEEQSKYLKTFYYPTFSLIGVMQTRGSGFYSDYAVNQTSYTQNYFEGIKPTRSNYLIGIGLTWNITQPLRVSKQLKAQDFNNRALANEYELANQQLSAQLVLADTKIQNALSNYREVPTQIKAASDAFLQKTVLYKNGLTNLVDVTQALYALIRAETDRDIAYNNLWQALLYKAAAAGDFSLFIDKVTS
- a CDS encoding efflux RND transporter periplasmic adaptor subunit; this encodes MNINRIITLCCFSPIVCIFAKCASPSNSAEKARDDSNTAVIETFQLTKGQLVSVIRIPGELIAYQQVDIYAKVNSFVKRLYVDVGSEVKAGQLLAAMEAPEITSQLSGAASRLKSQEAVYLASKATYDRLLETSKTPGTVSQNDLDLALAKQNSDLAQFEAAKAAYKEVDDNKNYLEIRAPFAGIITGRNVSSGAYVGPSGKGSELPIFTLQEQDKLRLVVSVPELYSSYLKKQHEVSFTVKALPHKPFTAKVNRLAGALDTRLRAQRVEMDVNNTDKQLLPGMITEVDIPLNGQDETFIVPSESILESTMGTYIIKVEHDSTKWVPIKLGRQTDDKTEIYGNLNENEQMIKLASEEIRDQSPVAGTLNISQ